The following proteins come from a genomic window of Sebastes fasciatus isolate fSebFas1 chromosome 6, fSebFas1.pri, whole genome shotgun sequence:
- the LOC141769386 gene encoding E3 ubiquitin-protein ligase NEURL3 has translation MVHESGNENSVVKTKKPHKCGLFCLGPLTFHPQAMGEKVRLSRGCRLAERMDGTFKNGLVFSSRSVKLQEKIRLRVEKDSFNWHGAMRIGFTNVPPEARSLPLPLMAIPNLTDTQGHWAFPLPDSYCQVGSELEFWVSTKGDICISSKHTKEHKLLTGVDVNQPLWAMIDVYGQTCSISLLGSEKRQCLRTRRSCPAPECITSSDNCNNSTPDFSILDGNSDECISCLDMNVSAGVKVCVVCMDKQARVTLPCGHQCLCNLCAGRVLQQFGNCPLCRHNIRAPSVVGRRVSVGPL, from the exons ATGGTGCACGAGAGCGGCAACGAGAACTCTG TTGTTAAGACCAAGAAGCCACACAAGTGCGGCCTGTTCTGCCTCGGCCCTCTGACCTTCCACCCTCAGGCTATGGGAGAAAAGGTCCGCCTGAGCCGCGGGTGTCGACTGGCAGAGAGGATGGACGGCACGTTCAAGAACGGCCTGGTGTTCAGCAGTCGCTCGGTGAAGCTCCAGGAGAAGATTCGTCTGAGGGTGGAGAAAGATTCGTTCAACTGGCACGGAGCTATGCGCATTGGCTTCACCAACGTGCCGCCTGAGGCCAGATCTCTGCCCCTGCCCCTCATGGCCATCCCAAACCTCACTGACACCCAAGGGCACTGGGCCTTTCCTTTGCCTGATTCCTATTGCCAAGTAGGGTCAGAGCTGGAATTCTGGGTCTCTACTAAAGGCGACATATGCATCTCAAGCAAGCACACCAAGGAGCACAAGCTGCTAACAGGAGTGGATGTCAACCAGCCGCTGTGGGCCATGATAGACGTCTACGGACAGACATGTTCCATTTCCCTCCTGG GCTCAGAGAAAAGGCAGTGTCTTCGCACCAGACGGTCCTGTCCTGCACCTGAATGCATCACCTCCTCTGACAACTGCAACAATTCGACTCCTGATTTCTCAATCCTTGATGGAAACAGCGATGAATGCATCTCCTGTCTTGACATGAACGTCTCAGCAG gtgtaaaggtgtgtgtggtgtgcaTGGACAAACAGGCCAGAGTCACTCTGCCGTGTGGCCACCAGTGTTTATGCAACCTGTGCGCTGGCAGAGTCTTGCAGCAGTTTGGCAATTGCCCGCTGTGCAGACACAACATCAGAGCTCCGTCAGTGGTGGGGAGGCGTGTCTCTGTTGGGCCGCTCTGA
- the nkx6.3 gene encoding homeobox protein Nkx-6.3 yields MDPNIQGSFLFNNSLNQFPSELKAPVCQYSVPNSFYKLNPGLNSQLQAGTPHAISDILSRSMMGMGSTGTTALLSGYSAMGGFSPSVTGTSMYYNRDYNSSMGGFSKPGAECPMKGRSVSCWAESGCDWRAGRQQCTNSSGPLGEMTGRKKHTRPTFSGHQIFALEKTFEQTKYLAGPERARLAYSLGMTESQVKVWFQNRRTKWRKKSASEPSSTQAGLAGQSGEASDNEVEDEEYNKPLDPDSDDDKIRLLLRKHRRAFSVLRLGPHHV; encoded by the exons ATGGATCCAAACATCCAGGGGTCTTTCCTGTTCAACAACAGCCTGAACCAATTCCCCTCGGAGCTCAAGGCCCCAGTGTGCCAGTACTCAGTGCCCAACTCCTTCTACAAGCTCAACCCGGGCCTGAACAGCCAGCTGCAGGCGGGGACGCCCCACGCCATCAGCGACATCCTGAGCCGCTCCATGATGGGGATGGGCTCCACGGGCACCACCGCCCTGCTGTCCGGCTACTCCGCCATGGGGGGGTTCAGCCCCTCCGTCACAGGCACATCCATGTACTATAACCGAGACTACAACTCCTCCATGGGCGGCTTCTCCAAGCCCGGCGCCGAGTGCCCCATGAAGGGTCGCAGCGTGAGCTGCTGGGCGGAGAGCGGCTGCGACTGGAGAGCAGGGAGGCAGCAGTGCACCAACA GTAGTGGTCCTCTGGGGGAGATGACAGGCAGGAAGAAACACACCAGACCAACATTTAGTGGACACCAGATCTTTGCTCTGGAGAAAACCTTCGAGCAGACCAAGTACCTGGCCGGGCCTGAGAGAGCCAGGCTGGCTTATTCTCTGGGCATGACTGAATCACAAGTCAAG gtgtggTTTCAGAACCGACGCACCaagtggaggaagaagagcgCGTCTGAGCCGAGCTCCACGCAGGCCGGCCTGGCCGGGCAGAGCGGCGAGGCCTCGGACAACGAGGTGGAGGACGAGGAGTACAACAAGCCTCTGGACCCGGACTCTGACGACGACAAGATCCGACTGCTGCTGCGCAAACACCGCAGGGCTTTCTCCGTGCTGCGCCTCGGACCTCACCACGTCTGA
- the inpp5l gene encoding inositol polyphosphate-5-phosphatase A encodes METFTDVLLVTANVGSLFDNLGEIQNEWLQELYKTIHSHKPQFIALHFQEVGGKDYMANMGHAENFFRSIESSEEMKDFDRVCIYVDNQFQAEDSFTALGSIYFIHKTLKNIYQYDFNVKDFKAVSGQNKHVGSMDGVTTVEKEKFPKNFWPDFKWSRKGFMRTRWIIHNQGLDLVNVHLFHDASNLIACNSSPSIYTANRKNALRYVVNRISDSRYTPLPFLLFGDFNFRLDTLSLVQHLSNSADVQTVKKDSSNEVEKIICEEKDNDHQVLLHIEEKLFAYLHQAVFREDNGKALLKYDKEVAAFHDVIGEEDIKFPPSYPYSEEYTKPTQYMNTRCPAWCDRILMAHTAQEFIHRGDDGEKSVVYNTVGPNVCMGDHKPVFLFFSLKTNDH; translated from the exons ATGGAAACGTTCACTGATGTGCTGCTCGTCACCGCAAATGTCGGGTCACTCTTTGACAAT TTGGGTgaaattcaaaatgaatggtTACAAGAATTGTACAAG ACGATCCACAGCCACAAGCCGCAGTTCATCGCCCTGCACTTCCAGGAGGTGGGAGGGAAGGACTACATGGCCAACATGGGCCACGCCGAAAACTTCTTTAG GAGCATTGAGTCCAGTGAGGAAATGAAAGACTTTGACAGAGTCTGCATCTATGTGGACAACCAGTTCCAAGCAGAAGACAGCTTTACg gctttGGGGAGCATCTACTTCATCCACAAGACACTGAAAAACATCTATCAGTATGATTTTAATG TTAAGGATTTTAAAGCAGTGTCGGGACAGAACAAGCACGTGGGCTCTATGGACGGGGTCACCACGGTGGAGAAAGAAAAATTCCCAAAGAATTTCTGGCCTGAT TTCAAGTGGTCCAGAAAGGGCTTCATGAGGACCCGCTGGATCATACACAATCA AGGTCTGGACCTGGTCAATGTCCACCTGTTCCACGATGCCTCCAACCTCATTGCCTGCAACTCCAGTCCATCCATTTACACAGCCAACCGCAAAAACGCTCTCAGATACGTCGTCAACAG GATATCAGACAGCCGCTACACTCCTCTGCCTTTCCTCCTCTTTGGAGATTTCAACTTCCGCCTAGACACACTTAGTCTGGTCCAG CATCTGTCCAATTCGGCAGACGTGCAGACGGTGAAGAAGGACAGCAGTAACGAAGTGGAGAAGATCATCTGCGAAGAAAAAGACAACGACCACCAG GTGCTGCTCCACATTGAGGAGAAGCTGTTTGCCTACCTGCACCAGGCGGTTTTCAGGGAGGACAATGGCAAAGCA CTATTGAAGTACGACAAAGAAGTTGCAGCCTTTCATGATGTCATTGGGGAAGAGGACATCAAGTTTCCACCCAG CTACCCCTACAGTGAAGAGTACACTAAACCGACCCAGTACATGAACACTCGCTGTCCTGCCTGGTGTGATCGCATCCTCATGGCACACACTGCCCAAGAATTCATCCACAGG GGAGATGACGGTGAGAAGAGCGTTGTTTACAACACAGTGGGCCCTAATGTCTGTATGGGAGACCATAAG CCCGTTTTCTTGTTCTTCTCACTGAAGACAAATGACCATTGA